The window TCCCTTGCGACGAAAATACTTGTTCCGAGAAACAAACTGTGGAAGGGATCGACTCAAAAGAAGGTGACAAATAATTATGGCTGAAAGAAAAGATTATTACAAAATCTTAGGAGTAGATAGAAATGCTTCACAGGAAGAGATAAAAAAAGCGTATAGACAAAAAGTTAAAGAATGGCATCCTGATAGACACATTGAAAATAAAGAAGAAGCCGAGCGCAAATTTAAAGAGATTCAGGAAGCTTATGAAGTTTTAAGTGATCCACAAAAAAGGGAAGTTTACGATAGATTCGGTTTTGTACCAGAAGAAGGAACCGCCTATACTGGACAAAGAAGTGCAGGTGGCGGTATAGGTGATATTTTTGGAGATATTTTTGGAGAAGATTTTGGTGGAGGCACCGTCTCAGACTTTTTCGATATGTTCTTTGGTACTGAAGGAAGTAGAGGTAGATCCTCCTCGAGACAGCGAAATGTAGTCAAAGAACGCGGCGAGGATATTAATGTAGTAATCAGTTTAAAATTAGAAGAAATTATGTATGATGTTAAGAAAATTGTTGAATACAACAGATATGAAGAATGTCATCATTGTCATGGTACTGGAGCGGAAAACGGCACAAGTTTTGAAACTTGCCCAAGGTGTAACGGTAGAGGGGTAATAAGAGAGGAGCAAAGGAGTTTTTTTGGAAGCTTTGTAAGGACATATGCATGTCCAACGTGTAACGGAGAAGGTAGAATAATCAGTCGTAGATGTTCTTACTGTGGAGGTAGTGGAAAAGTTTTGAAAAAAGAAAGGATTGAAGTTACGATACCTGCTGGCGTGCCAAATAGCTATACCATGAGGATAAAAGGAAAAGGCAATGCGGGCAAGAACGGAGGCCCAAACGGTGATTTAATTGTTCAAGTAAGAGTTCTTCCTCATGAAAAGTTTATCAGAAAAGGGGCAGATTTAGAAACAGAAATCACGATAAATTATCTGAAAGCAGTTTTGGGAGGAACCGTCAAGATTCCTACATTGGAAGGAGATTTCGAAGAAGAGTTACCAGAAGGAACTAACCCTGGAACAATTTTAAGGTTTAAAAATATGGGACTTCCAGAATTTGGTGGAGGCAAAAGAGGAGATTTATATGTCAAAATAAACGTGAAAATCAATAAGCCATCGAGAAAAGAAAAGAAGATCCTTAGTCAACTTTTGGAAGAAACAAATGTTGAATAATTCACCTTGGGGTGATATAGGTTGAAATTTAACATCTCCATTCAAAAAATAGATGTCAAAGATTATATTATTATTACGTTGGGGACTTTGATAACCGCCTTGGGATTGGTTCTGTTTATGATCCCTTACAATATTATTGCCGGAGGAGTTAGTGGGCTAGCCATAATATTAAACAATTTTTTCGGTTGGTGGGTAGGAATACAAATGTTTGCTTATAATTTGATCTTGTTCACTTTAGGGTTTTGGTTGCTTGGAATAGGTTTTGGAATAAAGAGTATATACTCGGCAGCTCTACTATCCTTTTCCACTGATTTTTTTCAACATGGTTTAGGATTGGATCAACTTATTCCTTCGTTGATGGCAGAAACAGGCAATGCAGGTTTAGAAATGACTTTATTGGCTGCATTTTATGGGGCTTTAATAGCTGGATTTGGCATGGGTTTAGTTATATGGAAAGGCGCAACAACCGGTGGAACGGATATAATCGCAATGATTTTCAACAAGTTTTTTTCTTTAAGCGTAGGTACAGGCCTTATGATTGCTGATACCGTTATAACAG of the Petrotoga sibirica DSM 13575 genome contains:
- the dnaJ gene encoding molecular chaperone DnaJ, with product MMAERKDYYKILGVDRNASQEEIKKAYRQKVKEWHPDRHIENKEEAERKFKEIQEAYEVLSDPQKREVYDRFGFVPEEGTAYTGQRSAGGGIGDIFGDIFGEDFGGGTVSDFFDMFFGTEGSRGRSSSRQRNVVKERGEDINVVISLKLEEIMYDVKKIVEYNRYEECHHCHGTGAENGTSFETCPRCNGRGVIREEQRSFFGSFVRTYACPTCNGEGRIISRRCSYCGGSGKVLKKERIEVTIPAGVPNSYTMRIKGKGNAGKNGGPNGDLIVQVRVLPHEKFIRKGADLETEITINYLKAVLGGTVKIPTLEGDFEEELPEGTNPGTILRFKNMGLPEFGGGKRGDLYVKINVKINKPSRKEKKILSQLLEETNVE
- a CDS encoding YitT family protein, translating into MKFNISIQKIDVKDYIIITLGTLITALGLVLFMIPYNIIAGGVSGLAIILNNFFGWWVGIQMFAYNLILFTLGFWLLGIGFGIKSIYSAALLSFSTDFFQHGLGLDQLIPSLMAETGNAGLEMTLLAAFYGALIAGFGMGLVIWKGATTGGTDIIAMIFNKFFSLSVGTGLMIADTVITASSILINPLLPMYGIIAIFVTAKTIDGVIEGFESTRTILVISDHYDKIKEDIYSKLDRGVTFLKGVGSYTNQEKNIVMVTISRSEIGLLKNIIKERDSNAFMVILPNSEAIGYGFKKIS